The proteins below are encoded in one region of Haloterrigena turkmenica DSM 5511:
- a CDS encoding electron transfer flavoprotein subunit beta/FixA family protein has translation MRILVPVKEVATVEDEFEIDGTEIAEQYLGADLNEWDDYAIEEAVQLREDGVADEVVTVTIGPEECEQTIRQALAKGADRAVRIWDDALEGVDLLDVGAKTEILSAVVEEEDPDLVLTGVQAGDDSFGATGVSVAENLSYQWGAVVNHLEHDFEGGIASVHRELEGGVEELTDIELPAVLTIQTGINEPRYASLRGIRQAQQKPLDVQNLAELGIDEGAIESELELTDMYEPESESDVTTWEGSSDETAGQLAEMLRDKGVAQ, from the coding sequence ATGCGAATCCTAGTACCGGTCAAAGAAGTGGCGACCGTCGAAGACGAGTTCGAAATCGACGGCACCGAGATCGCTGAACAGTACCTCGGTGCCGACCTCAACGAGTGGGACGATTACGCCATCGAGGAGGCCGTCCAGCTCCGGGAGGATGGCGTTGCCGACGAAGTCGTGACGGTCACGATCGGGCCGGAAGAGTGCGAACAGACCATCCGGCAGGCGCTCGCGAAGGGTGCCGACCGCGCCGTCCGGATCTGGGACGACGCCCTCGAGGGCGTTGACCTACTGGACGTCGGCGCCAAAACGGAGATTCTGAGCGCCGTCGTCGAGGAGGAGGATCCCGACCTTGTGTTGACCGGCGTCCAGGCCGGTGATGACAGCTTCGGCGCGACGGGCGTCTCCGTCGCCGAGAACCTCAGCTACCAGTGGGGCGCCGTCGTCAACCACCTCGAGCACGACTTCGAGGGCGGTATCGCTTCGGTGCACCGCGAACTCGAGGGCGGGGTCGAGGAGCTGACCGACATCGAACTGCCGGCCGTGTTGACGATCCAGACCGGCATAAACGAGCCCCGGTACGCCAGCCTGCGTGGAATCCGACAGGCCCAGCAGAAACCGCTCGACGTCCAGAACCTTGCCGAACTCGGCATCGACGAAGGTGCGATCGAGTCCGAACTCGAGCTGACAGACATGTACGAGCCCGAAAGCGAGAGCGACGTGACGACCTGGGAGGGTAGTTCCGACGAAACGGCCGGGCAGTTAGCCGAGATGCTCCGCGATAAGGGGGTGGCACAATGA
- a CDS encoding acyl-CoA mutase large subunit family protein: MFDQEDLDGIREQKNSWKTETLDPVLEAHGERKQRFATVSNHEVDRLYTPEDIADLDFDDDIGFPGEPPYTRGPYPTMYRGRTWTMRQFAGFGTAEETNERFHYLIDEGQTGLSTAFDMPSLMGLDSDDPMSVGEVGKEGVAVDTLRDMEILFDGIDIGEVSTSFTINPSAAVIYAMYIALADQQGIDRDQIRGTLQNDMLKEFIAQREWVVPPEPSLDVVTDTIEFAVEETPRFHPVSISGYHIREAGSTAAQEAAFTLADGFAYVEDCLDRGLEVDEFGPLLSFFFNSHNSIFEEIAKFRASRRVYARVMGEWYGAEADEARRLKFHTQTAGQSLTAQQPLNNIVRVTIQALAGVLGGTQSLHTNSFDEALALPSEKAVRVALRTQQIIAEESGAADIVDPMGGSFAIEKLTNEMEAEITGYLEEIREMGDGSVRDGVLEGIDQGYFHSEIGEASYEYQQRVERGEEVVVGVNEYTIEEDTAPDILEVDETTRERQLARLEEVKDERDDEAVDATLAALSDAIESDENVMPSIIDAVKAYATMGEIMQVFEDHYGAYQENITPV, translated from the coding sequence ATGTTCGATCAGGAGGATCTCGACGGGATTCGCGAGCAGAAGAATAGTTGGAAAACAGAGACCCTTGACCCGGTTCTCGAGGCCCATGGCGAGCGGAAGCAGCGGTTCGCGACCGTCTCGAACCACGAAGTCGACCGTCTATACACGCCCGAGGATATCGCCGACCTCGATTTCGACGACGACATCGGCTTTCCGGGCGAGCCCCCCTACACTCGGGGACCGTACCCGACGATGTACCGCGGTCGGACGTGGACGATGCGCCAGTTCGCGGGGTTCGGAACGGCCGAGGAGACCAACGAACGCTTTCACTACTTGATCGACGAGGGGCAAACCGGTCTCTCGACGGCGTTCGACATGCCGTCGTTGATGGGTCTCGATTCGGACGATCCGATGAGCGTGGGCGAGGTCGGCAAGGAAGGCGTGGCGGTCGACACGCTCCGAGACATGGAGATTCTCTTCGACGGGATCGATATCGGCGAGGTCTCGACCTCGTTTACGATCAATCCGTCGGCGGCGGTCATCTACGCGATGTATATCGCCCTGGCCGACCAACAGGGTATCGACCGGGATCAGATCAGGGGCACCCTGCAGAACGACATGCTCAAGGAGTTCATCGCCCAGCGCGAGTGGGTCGTCCCGCCGGAGCCCTCACTGGACGTCGTCACCGACACTATCGAGTTCGCCGTCGAGGAGACGCCGAGGTTCCACCCCGTTTCCATTTCGGGCTATCACATCCGCGAAGCCGGCTCGACCGCCGCCCAGGAGGCCGCGTTTACCCTCGCCGACGGCTTCGCCTACGTCGAGGATTGCCTCGATCGCGGCCTCGAGGTCGACGAGTTCGGGCCGCTGCTCTCCTTCTTCTTTAACTCGCACAACTCCATCTTCGAGGAGATCGCCAAGTTCCGCGCGTCGCGTCGCGTCTACGCCCGCGTGATGGGGGAGTGGTACGGCGCGGAAGCGGACGAAGCCAGGCGGCTGAAGTTCCACACCCAGACGGCGGGTCAGTCGCTGACCGCCCAGCAGCCGCTGAACAACATCGTTCGGGTGACGATCCAGGCGCTCGCGGGAGTACTGGGGGGCACGCAGTCGCTGCACACCAACAGCTTCGACGAGGCGCTGGCGCTCCCCTCGGAGAAGGCAGTCCGGGTCGCCCTGCGTACCCAGCAGATCATCGCCGAGGAGTCGGGCGCGGCCGATATCGTCGATCCGATGGGCGGTAGCTTCGCCATCGAGAAACTCACGAACGAGATGGAAGCCGAAATCACGGGCTACCTCGAGGAGATCCGCGAGATGGGCGACGGCTCCGTCCGCGACGGCGTCCTCGAGGGGATCGACCAGGGCTACTTCCACAGCGAGATCGGGGAGGCCAGCTACGAGTACCAACAGCGGGTCGAACGCGGCGAAGAGGTCGTCGTCGGGGTCAACGAGTACACGATCGAGGAAGACACTGCACCGGACATCCTCGAGGTCGACGAGACGACCCGCGAGCGCCAGCTTGCGCGACTCGAAGAGGTGAAAGATGAGCGCGACGACGAGGCCGTTGACGCGACGCTCGCGGCGCTGTCGGACGCGATCGAAAGCGACGAGAACGTGATGCCCTCGATCATCGACGCGGTGAAAGCATACGCGACTATGGGCGAGATCATGCAGGTGTTCGAGGACCACTACGGTGCCTATCAGGAGAACATCACGCCGGTGTAG
- a CDS encoding alpha/beta hydrolase produces MATEEADTSTMDEPHPEIKGLLDMMGSMPAPPLGSLSPTGAREAAAGMFPMPEEPEPVGDVMNLQIQGPNGDVPVRVYVPDSEGPHPALVYLHGGGWVLGDIDMFDPTCRAITNEADRMVISVDYRLAPEHEFPAALEDSYAAVEWAAANAEAMQINADDIAVGGDSSGGNLAAAVAQLARDRDGPSIARQVLIYPVTDYSFDTDSYEENAEGYLLSKSDMEWFWDQYLRDEIDGKNPYAAPLQANDFSDLPPATVVTCGFDPLRDEGAAYAEELRNDGVDVNHLQYDDCIHGAIQLIVDPMRVTRGEEMIDDVAADLSAE; encoded by the coding sequence ATGGCGACAGAAGAAGCTGACACTTCGACGATGGACGAACCGCATCCGGAAATCAAAGGGCTGCTCGACATGATGGGGTCGATGCCGGCGCCGCCGCTCGGGTCGCTCTCACCGACGGGGGCGCGGGAGGCCGCTGCCGGCATGTTCCCGATGCCGGAGGAACCCGAGCCGGTCGGGGACGTCATGAATCTCCAAATTCAGGGCCCCAACGGGGACGTCCCGGTTCGCGTCTACGTTCCCGACAGCGAGGGACCGCATCCGGCGTTGGTCTACCTCCACGGCGGCGGCTGGGTCCTCGGCGATATCGACATGTTCGATCCGACGTGCCGCGCGATCACGAACGAAGCCGACCGCATGGTGATCTCGGTCGATTACCGCCTCGCGCCGGAACACGAGTTCCCCGCGGCGCTCGAGGATTCCTACGCCGCGGTCGAGTGGGCCGCGGCAAACGCCGAGGCGATGCAGATCAACGCCGACGACATCGCCGTCGGCGGCGACAGTTCCGGCGGCAATCTGGCGGCGGCGGTCGCGCAGTTGGCCCGCGATCGGGACGGTCCTTCGATCGCGCGACAGGTCTTGATCTATCCCGTCACCGACTACTCGTTCGACACCGACTCCTACGAGGAGAACGCAGAGGGATACCTCCTCTCGAAGTCGGACATGGAGTGGTTCTGGGACCAGTACCTTCGCGACGAAATTGACGGGAAGAACCCCTACGCGGCCCCGCTGCAAGCGAACGATTTCAGCGACTTACCACCCGCAACCGTCGTGACGTGCGGATTCGACCCGCTGCGGGACGAGGGCGCCGCCTACGCCGAGGAACTCCGAAACGACGGTGTCGACGTGAATCACCTTCAGTACGACGACTGCATCCACGGCGCCATTCAACTCATCGTCGATCCGATGCGAGTGACGCGTGGCGAGGAGATGATTGACGACGTCGCTGCTGACCTCTCGGCCGAGTGA
- a CDS encoding DUF120 domain-containing protein, with protein sequence MTRVEIAHRGELTVLKLLALEGGLDRDVKTTCPDLGADLDAAGLVERETVSDGQWVAITEAGEQSLRSEYGDYQRIFDSEADVELRGTLTSGIGEGQHYVSLTGYARQFRDRLDYEPHPGTLNVALDDDSIRRRSALSGLDPIPIDGWEGDDRTYGSAFCYPVTIETDDGATCDAAYAIVPKRTHHEEDQLEIIAPTKLRTDLEIADDDPLIIHVEEN encoded by the coding sequence ATGACACGCGTAGAAATTGCTCACCGAGGTGAACTCACCGTTCTCAAACTGCTCGCGCTCGAGGGCGGGCTCGATCGCGACGTGAAAACGACGTGTCCCGACCTCGGCGCGGACCTCGACGCTGCGGGTCTCGTTGAACGCGAGACAGTCAGCGACGGCCAGTGGGTCGCGATCACCGAGGCGGGCGAGCAATCCCTCCGGTCGGAGTACGGTGATTACCAACGCATCTTCGACAGTGAGGCCGACGTCGAACTACGAGGAACGCTCACGAGCGGGATAGGCGAAGGACAGCACTACGTTTCGTTAACGGGATACGCACGGCAGTTCCGGGACCGGCTCGACTACGAGCCCCATCCCGGGACGCTGAACGTGGCTCTTGACGACGATAGTATCCGTCGCCGCAGCGCCCTCTCCGGGCTCGATCCGATTCCGATCGACGGCTGGGAGGGCGACGATCGAACGTACGGTTCCGCGTTCTGTTATCCCGTAACGATCGAAACCGACGACGGTGCGACCTGTGATGCCGCCTACGCGATTGTCCCGAAACGAACGCATCACGAAGAGGATCAACTCGAGATCATCGCACCGACGAAACTACGCACCGACCTCGAGATCGCCGACGACGATCCACTCATAATCCATGTCGAAGAGAACTGA
- the ribB gene encoding 3,4-dihydroxy-2-butanone-4-phosphate synthase → MSKRTEHLGQSVANSTLDRALEAFGRGDPVLVHDAADREGETDLIYPARSVTADAVVRLRRDAGGLICVALGHEVAEAFDLPFYSEAVDHPATADHDLGYDERSSFSLTVNHRDTYTGITDTDRSTTIRALGEAAETPEETAFSEEFRVPGHVHLLKGAPDLLAQREGHTELGLVLAEAADLPPAVVVCEMLDAETGEALTPADARAYADEHDFAYLEGQTVIEHLG, encoded by the coding sequence ATGTCGAAGAGAACTGAACACCTCGGTCAATCGGTGGCGAACAGCACGCTCGATCGCGCACTGGAGGCGTTCGGCCGCGGCGACCCGGTCCTCGTTCACGACGCGGCGGATCGCGAGGGGGAAACCGATCTGATCTATCCCGCTCGCTCCGTCACGGCCGACGCCGTCGTTCGATTGCGTCGCGATGCGGGCGGATTGATCTGCGTTGCGCTCGGTCACGAAGTCGCCGAGGCGTTCGATCTGCCGTTTTACTCGGAAGCGGTCGATCATCCCGCGACGGCCGACCACGATCTCGGTTACGACGAGCGCTCGTCGTTCTCGCTGACGGTCAACCACCGCGATACGTACACCGGGATCACCGATACCGATCGGTCGACGACGATCCGTGCGCTCGGCGAGGCGGCCGAGACGCCCGAAGAGACGGCGTTCTCAGAGGAGTTCCGCGTTCCGGGTCACGTTCATCTCCTGAAGGGGGCTCCCGATCTGCTCGCACAGCGGGAGGGCCACACCGAACTCGGCCTCGTACTGGCCGAGGCCGCCGACCTCCCTCCCGCCGTCGTCGTCTGCGAGATGTTAGACGCCGAGACCGGCGAAGCCCTCACCCCGGCCGACGCCCGCGCGTATGCCGACGAGCACGACTTCGCGTACTTGGAAGGGCAGACTGTTATCGAGCACCTCGGATAG
- a CDS encoding electron transfer flavoprotein subunit alpha/FixB family protein — protein sequence MTDILAITDHRRGELRDVSYEIITAGRQLANETGGDLHLAVISGTVDEFAEKLNREGVDAIHTVDHGEEFNHDVYAQAITQLYDELAPQYVLAPNSVNGLDYAPAVATRLELPIVTDTIDLATDGETLIATREMYGGKVETTTELEGSAVATIRSAEWPQAEGTGDAAIEAFDAAIDEDAIGSTVNGFEEIGGGDVDISEADVLVSVGRGIEEEDNLPLIEELADALGATVSSSRPIVDNGWLPKNRQVGQSGKVVTPDVYIAIGISGAVQHVAGMKGSDTIVAINTDPNAPIMDIADYAIVDDLFDVVPALTEEFQ from the coding sequence ATGACGGATATCCTCGCAATCACCGACCACCGCCGTGGCGAACTGCGCGACGTCAGCTACGAGATCATCACCGCGGGCCGTCAGCTAGCCAATGAGACCGGCGGCGACCTGCATCTGGCGGTCATCAGCGGCACCGTCGACGAGTTCGCAGAGAAACTGAACCGCGAGGGCGTTGATGCCATCCACACCGTCGACCACGGCGAGGAGTTTAACCACGACGTCTACGCACAGGCGATCACCCAGCTCTACGACGAGCTCGCTCCGCAGTACGTCCTCGCGCCCAACAGCGTCAACGGCCTCGACTACGCCCCCGCCGTCGCCACCCGACTCGAGCTACCGATCGTCACCGACACGATCGACTTAGCGACCGACGGCGAGACCCTGATCGCCACCCGCGAGATGTACGGCGGGAAGGTCGAAACCACCACCGAACTCGAGGGGAGCGCGGTCGCGACGATCCGCAGCGCCGAGTGGCCCCAGGCCGAGGGGACCGGCGACGCCGCGATCGAGGCCTTCGACGCGGCGATCGACGAGGACGCGATCGGTTCGACCGTCAACGGCTTCGAGGAGATCGGCGGCGGCGACGTCGACATCAGCGAAGCGGACGTCCTCGTGAGCGTCGGCCGCGGGATCGAAGAGGAGGACAACCTCCCGCTCATCGAGGAGCTCGCGGACGCCCTCGGCGCGACGGTCTCGTCCTCGCGACCGATCGTCGACAACGGCTGGCTGCCCAAGAACCGACAGGTTGGTCAGTCCGGCAAAGTGGTGACGCCGGACGTCTACATCGCGATCGGCATCTCCGGAGCGGTCCAGCACGTCGCCGGCATGAAGGGCTCCGATACGATCGTCGCGATCAACACCGACCCCAACGCGCCGATCATGGACATCGCCGACTACGCGATCGTCGACGACCTGTTCGACGTCGTTCCCGCACTCACCGAGGAGTTCCAATGA
- a CDS encoding DUF7344 domain-containing protein, whose protein sequence is MVPSDDDLLRLLADETNRAVVTHLLETDGEVTTTEIADHLVSQDVAPVSSTGEDDVTRTVLSLHHATLPRLDEAGLVDYDSEQSVVTSAYIPSCDAEWKDVGAIDKLLTRFGSRERADGSAIGVLEGCEAVYEYGRELADAAENELFLIYASDDLLDEACLPHARNALERGVELYAGAKSRGARTFFRDALPEATVWEPQVDWMNDGGRYPKVSRLIFADRETVVVGLWEESDDGTKTEVAMIGEGEANPLVVLTRELLGSRLDHLDYQSDDFLGDLPFEA, encoded by the coding sequence ATGGTACCATCCGATGATGATCTACTTCGACTGCTGGCGGACGAGACCAATCGAGCTGTCGTTACCCACCTTCTCGAAACCGACGGCGAGGTCACCACTACCGAGATAGCCGACCACCTCGTTTCGCAGGACGTCGCTCCGGTCTCGTCGACCGGCGAGGACGACGTCACGCGGACTGTACTCTCGCTTCACCACGCAACGCTTCCGCGACTCGACGAGGCGGGTTTAGTCGATTACGACTCCGAGCAAAGCGTCGTCACGTCCGCGTATATTCCCTCGTGCGACGCCGAGTGGAAGGACGTCGGGGCGATCGACAAACTGCTCACGCGGTTCGGATCGAGGGAGCGGGCCGACGGGAGCGCCATCGGCGTACTCGAGGGATGCGAGGCCGTGTACGAATACGGCCGAGAGCTAGCCGATGCGGCTGAGAACGAACTCTTTCTCATCTACGCGTCCGACGACCTGCTCGACGAGGCGTGTCTCCCACACGCGAGAAACGCGCTCGAGCGCGGCGTCGAACTCTACGCCGGAGCGAAAAGCCGGGGCGCCCGAACGTTTTTTCGGGACGCGCTCCCCGAGGCGACGGTCTGGGAGCCGCAGGTGGACTGGATGAACGACGGGGGCAGGTATCCGAAGGTCAGTCGACTGATTTTCGCGGACCGCGAGACGGTCGTCGTGGGCCTTTGGGAGGAGTCGGACGACGGAACGAAAACGGAGGTGGCGATGATCGGTGAGGGAGAAGCGAATCCCCTGGTGGTCCTGACCCGCGAGCTACTGGGTTCGCGGCTGGATCACCTCGACTACCAGAGCGACGACTTCCTCGGCGACCTCCCGTTCGAGGCGTGA
- a CDS encoding class I adenylate-forming enzyme family protein, with translation MQYNFDLGISDQATFVDSTSRFTVGDLLEKRARTDSDAVAVRESDRELTYAELDARVNRLANALLNRGYEPEESTFAILSENRSEFVEVMYASAKLGCLIGAQNWRLERTELVHCVETIDPDVVFVSSQHADKIEWMEDGDETDPEYVVFDDAPDEPESTVAYERLLESGASSTPLPSRRIDPEQGYVVMYTSGTTGLPKGAVLSHRAEFARAHQVILDYDLEKGDSYPSWAPMFHMGGIDWIVTTAVLGGTYYPIDGFDGERIVEVLQTAESPLSWLILFPGMLERLLDRLESASTDPADYQDIRSVGALLDLMNAERLAHITEILDAPAQNTYGSTEVGHATSGNKVPPGVEPTGSRLDKAESPFIQVKLVDEDGSRVERGESGELVVRGPTLCSGYLDNRDANRDEFEDGWFHTGDLVTWNQDGTYSYVNRRKYLIKSGGENIYPAEIETALLEHELVDDAIVVRTPDEKWGEVPRAVVGADDPDAVSKTELLELVREELANYKLPHYIQVVEPSEFPRSTTGKIVRETVEEWPLSDEDRVRNV, from the coding sequence ATGCAGTATAATTTCGATCTCGGGATCAGCGACCAGGCGACGTTCGTCGATTCGACCAGCCGGTTTACGGTCGGCGATCTACTCGAGAAACGGGCTCGAACCGATTCCGATGCGGTCGCGGTCCGCGAATCGGACCGCGAGCTCACGTACGCCGAACTCGACGCTCGAGTCAATCGACTCGCCAACGCGCTGCTGAACCGGGGCTACGAACCCGAAGAGTCGACGTTCGCGATCCTCTCGGAGAACCGCTCCGAGTTCGTCGAAGTGATGTATGCGAGCGCGAAGCTCGGCTGCCTCATCGGCGCCCAGAACTGGCGCCTCGAACGGACGGAACTCGTCCACTGCGTCGAGACGATCGATCCCGACGTCGTGTTCGTCTCGAGCCAGCACGCCGACAAGATCGAGTGGATGGAAGACGGCGACGAAACCGATCCGGAGTACGTCGTCTTCGACGACGCGCCCGACGAACCGGAATCGACGGTCGCCTACGAGCGACTTCTCGAGTCGGGCGCCTCGTCGACGCCGCTTCCGTCGCGACGGATCGACCCGGAGCAGGGGTACGTCGTCATGTACACTTCCGGGACGACCGGGCTCCCGAAAGGCGCCGTGCTCAGCCATCGGGCCGAGTTCGCCCGAGCACACCAAGTCATCCTCGACTACGACCTCGAGAAGGGCGATTCGTACCCGAGCTGGGCGCCGATGTTCCACATGGGCGGAATCGACTGGATCGTCACGACCGCCGTCCTCGGCGGCACGTACTATCCGATCGATGGCTTCGACGGGGAGCGGATCGTCGAGGTCCTCCAGACGGCGGAGTCTCCGCTCAGCTGGCTGATTCTCTTCCCCGGAATGTTAGAACGGCTGCTCGATCGGCTGGAGTCAGCCTCGACCGATCCAGCGGACTATCAGGACATTCGGTCCGTCGGCGCGCTCTTGGATCTGATGAACGCCGAGCGGCTTGCGCACATCACCGAGATCCTCGACGCGCCCGCCCAGAACACATACGGATCGACCGAGGTCGGGCACGCCACGTCGGGGAACAAGGTCCCGCCGGGCGTAGAGCCGACCGGCTCTCGACTGGACAAGGCCGAATCACCGTTCATTCAGGTAAAACTCGTCGACGAGGACGGGAGCCGCGTCGAACGGGGTGAATCGGGAGAGCTGGTAGTACGCGGACCGACGCTATGCAGCGGCTATCTCGATAACCGAGACGCGAACCGAGACGAGTTCGAGGACGGCTGGTTCCACACCGGGGATCTCGTGACGTGGAACCAGGACGGAACCTACAGTTACGTCAACCGGCGAAAGTATCTGATCAAGAGCGGCGGAGAGAACATCTATCCCGCCGAGATCGAAACGGCGCTGCTCGAGCACGAACTGGTCGACGATGCGATCGTCGTTCGAACGCCGGACGAAAAGTGGGGGGAGGTCCCTCGAGCGGTCGTCGGCGCCGACGATCCGGACGCCGTTTCGAAAACGGAACTCCTCGAGTTGGTTCGCGAGGAACTGGCGAACTACAAACTCCCTCACTACATTCAGGTCGTCGAGCCGTCGGAGTTCCCGCGGAGTACGACCGGGAAGATCGTCCGCGAGACGGTCGAAGAGTGGCCGCTCTCGGACGAGGACCGCGTCCGAAACGTGTAA
- a CDS encoding heterodisulfide reductase-related iron-sulfur binding cluster, with protein MDAVAQSTVARETYWGITSVEYAVFYFLAFTAVAVFAYGVYRRFARYSRGDDESSPRVDDLSKRIVSASKIALSNEKQFNRDLYGGLMHAFILWGFLTLFIATTILMIDEYAAQAVLHTTFWEGDFYLAYQFAVDAMGLLFVVGLGMAIYRRYWVRNHRLWGRHTSSEDDLFVWTLFGLGVGGFLLEGLRVYSAGIPDHEVVSFVAYGMALGFEAVGLPTLGPEQAGLNASGLNVENLHWLAWWSHSLLAFFFIAWIPYAKPFHMLSSFANVVTRDEKAGRRLPNVPSDLDATNAESIDDFTWKELLDQDACTKCGRCSSVCPAKASDRPLDPRDVILDLKSYREGLESGSEEQPIIADGGTSVIDAETMESCMACMACMDACPVEIEHLKSFTRLNRQLTDQGDIDSSMQDVFQNVMQNGNTFGDSPRNRGDWSEDLAFDVPDAREEEVDYLWYVGDFPSYDERNKQVARSLATILEEADVSFGILFDDEKYDGNDIRRVGEEFLYIELAGHHVETWEDCEFDTIVCTDPHSYNTFKNEYPEVDFDEFADDPMMPFEYDERWNEDSEIEVYHWTQAVEELVNEGKLELNGSELDYTVTYHDPCHLGRYNDEYEAPRALIEATGCELDEMPRNRSNSFCCGGGGGGLWMDFEEEPKPSEERIREALEDTDAGSGVEKFVVACPMCMTMYEDGRKTGGYEDEIEIVDVAELIVEAIGKEDEARVEAAAD; from the coding sequence ATGGATGCTGTAGCCCAATCTACCGTGGCGAGGGAGACGTACTGGGGAATCACGAGCGTCGAGTACGCCGTGTTCTACTTCCTCGCGTTCACGGCGGTCGCCGTCTTCGCGTACGGTGTCTACCGGCGGTTCGCGCGCTACTCCCGCGGGGACGATGAGTCGTCCCCGCGGGTCGACGATCTGTCGAAGCGCATCGTCAGCGCGTCCAAGATCGCCCTCTCGAACGAGAAGCAGTTCAACCGGGACCTCTACGGCGGTCTGATGCACGCGTTTATCCTCTGGGGATTCCTGACGCTGTTCATCGCGACGACGATCCTGATGATCGACGAGTACGCCGCTCAGGCGGTGTTGCACACGACGTTCTGGGAGGGCGACTTCTACCTCGCCTACCAGTTCGCGGTCGACGCAATGGGGCTACTCTTCGTCGTCGGCCTCGGAATGGCGATCTACCGGCGCTACTGGGTCCGGAATCACCGCCTCTGGGGTCGTCACACCTCAAGCGAGGACGACCTCTTCGTCTGGACGCTGTTCGGCCTCGGCGTCGGCGGCTTCCTCCTCGAGGGGTTGCGCGTCTACAGCGCCGGGATCCCGGACCACGAGGTCGTCAGCTTTGTCGCCTACGGGATGGCGCTCGGCTTCGAAGCCGTCGGACTCCCGACGCTCGGGCCCGAGCAGGCCGGCCTCAACGCGTCTGGGCTGAACGTCGAGAACCTCCACTGGCTCGCGTGGTGGTCGCACTCGCTGCTCGCGTTCTTCTTCATCGCGTGGATCCCTTACGCGAAGCCGTTTCACATGCTCTCGTCGTTCGCGAACGTCGTCACGCGCGACGAGAAGGCCGGTCGGCGGCTTCCGAACGTCCCCTCGGATCTGGACGCGACCAACGCCGAGTCCATCGACGACTTCACCTGGAAGGAACTGCTCGATCAGGACGCCTGCACCAAGTGCGGTCGCTGCTCGTCGGTCTGCCCCGCGAAGGCCTCCGACCGTCCGCTCGATCCGCGAGACGTCATCCTCGATCTGAAGTCCTATCGGGAGGGCCTCGAGTCCGGTAGTGAAGAACAACCGATTATCGCCGATGGCGGCACCTCGGTGATCGATGCCGAGACGATGGAGTCTTGCATGGCCTGTATGGCCTGTATGGACGCCTGTCCCGTCGAGATCGAACATCTCAAGAGCTTCACCCGACTCAACCGCCAGCTGACCGATCAGGGTGACATCGACTCGAGCATGCAGGACGTCTTCCAGAACGTCATGCAGAACGGTAACACGTTCGGCGACTCGCCGCGCAATCGGGGCGACTGGAGCGAGGATCTCGCGTTCGACGTGCCCGACGCTCGCGAGGAGGAAGTCGACTACCTCTGGTACGTCGGGGACTTCCCGAGCTACGACGAGCGCAACAAGCAGGTCGCGCGCTCGCTAGCGACGATCCTCGAAGAGGCGGACGTCAGCTTCGGCATCCTCTTCGACGACGAGAAGTACGACGGCAACGACATCCGCCGGGTCGGCGAGGAGTTCCTCTACATCGAACTCGCCGGCCACCACGTCGAGACCTGGGAGGATTGTGAGTTCGACACGATCGTCTGTACAGATCCGCACTCCTACAACACGTTCAAGAACGAGTATCCGGAGGTCGACTTCGACGAGTTCGCCGACGACCCGATGATGCCCTTCGAGTACGACGAACGGTGGAACGAAGACAGCGAAATCGAGGTCTACCACTGGACCCAAGCCGTCGAAGAACTGGTCAACGAGGGCAAACTCGAGCTGAACGGCTCCGAACTCGACTACACGGTCACCTACCACGACCCGTGTCATCTCGGCCGGTACAACGACGAGTACGAAGCCCCGCGCGCACTCATCGAGGCGACGGGCTGCGAACTCGACGAGATGCCCCGCAACCGCAGCAATTCCTTCTGCTGTGGCGGGGGTGGCGGCGGCCTCTGGATGGATTTCGAGGAAGAGCCCAAACCCAGCGAGGAACGCATCCGCGAAGCCCTCGAGGACACGGACGCCGGGAGCGGGGTCGAGAAGTTCGTCGTCGCCTGTCCGATGTGCATGACGATGTACGAGGACGGGCGCAAGACCGGTGGCTACGAGGACGAGATCGAGATCGTCGACGTCGCCGAACTCATCGTCGAAGCGATCGGGAAAGAAGACGAAGCGAGGGTCGAAGCCGCCGCTGACTAG